Proteins found in one Terribacillus sp. DMT04 genomic segment:
- the cymR gene encoding cysteine metabolism transcriptional regulator CymR, which yields MKISTKGRYGLTIMIALGKQYGEGPVSLKTIATEHKLSEHYLEQLAAPLRNACLVKSIRGAKGGYMLASPPAAITAGDIIRTLEGPITPVEGIEEEEPAKQQLWLRIRDAVRDVLDTTTLEDLCRHGDEESKDPYMFYI from the coding sequence ATGAAAATATCGACTAAAGGACGATATGGTTTAACGATTATGATCGCTTTAGGAAAACAGTATGGAGAAGGACCTGTTTCCTTGAAGACGATAGCGACTGAACATAAATTATCCGAGCATTATTTGGAGCAGCTTGCTGCTCCCCTTCGAAATGCTTGTTTAGTGAAAAGTATCCGCGGAGCAAAGGGTGGCTATATGTTAGCGTCACCGCCCGCTGCTATTACAGCTGGAGATATTATTCGAACGCTGGAAGGACCAATCACGCCTGTTGAAGGAATCGAAGAAGAAGAGCCGGCAAAGCAGCAGTTGTGGCTTCGTATTCGTGATGCGGTGAGAGATGTTTTGGATACAACGACGTTAGAGGATCTGTGCCGTCACGGTGATGAAGAAAGCAAAGATCCTTATATGTTCTATATTTAA